CTGGAGGTTAAAAACTGAAAAGGATTGATTTGCATATGCACTCTGCGCTTTCAGCTTGTTGCGCGGATGAAATGTCGCCAAGGATGATTTTAGATATGGCATTAAAAAGAAATTTAAATGTTGTTTCTATAACTGACCATAATGCTGTTAAGCATTCAATTGCAGCCTGTCAGTTAAGTAAAAAAGACTCGATTGCAGTTATCCCCGGTGTTGAGCTAACAACCAGAGAAGAAGTACATCTTCTGGCATATTTCCCGAATGTAGAGACTTTGTTAAAATTAGAAAAGAAAATAGATAGTTGTTTACCAAAAGCAAGTAATAATCCAAAAATTTTTGGGCATCAGGTACGTTATGATCTAAATGGAGAGATCGTTGGGCTTGATAACAAATTAAGACAGACAGCTCTGGATATGGGATTAGATAATCTTGTTGATTTTATTCATAACCTTGGGGGTATAGCGGTTCCTGCGCATATTGATAAAGATAGGTTCAGCATGCTCAGCCAATTGGGTTTTTTAGATCCGGAAGCAAATTTTGATGCGGTGGAGATTTCCAAATTTAAATGGGGAAAAGAAAGTTTTCATTTGACAGACGTTTGGGAAGGGTTTCCTGTAATAGCAGGTTCTGACAGTCATGCTATCGATGACATAGGACTTTTTTTTATGGAAGATATCAATGAAGAAATCAGCGATTTTTCATCTTTAAAAGATTTTTTTGGGGAAAATAAACAATGAAAGATTTAGCAGACCATTTATTTGACATTCTGGAAAATTCAGTGACGGCTGAGGCGACGGAAATTAAAGTTACATTGGGACTGTGTAATAAGCGATTTTTTTGTGAAATAAAAGATAATGGCAGAGGTATTAAAAGCGAAGACGTGACTGATCCTTTTGTAACATCCAGAAAGGAACGAAAAGTTGGGTTGGGCCTTCCGCTTTTGAAGAAGACAGCAGAAAATACAAACGGATTTCTCAGGATTTCTAGATTAGAAGACAATGGAACATTCCTTGAATTTGAGACAGATATATCTCATATTGATGCAAAGCCATTCGGTAATTTGGCAAAGGTTTTTGTTGATGCTCTACGTTCATGGCCAGGGGTTGATTTTGAGGTTTTAATAGAGAGAAAAAAAAGCAAAAACGAACAAGTTCTTAATACAAAAGAAATTAGAGATACTATGGGCTGTTCTGATATACAGTATAAAGAAATACAGGATTTTGTTTATCAATCTATTGACAAAGAACTTACAAGAATTGGTATTAACACACAATTCGGCAATTTTTAATCTTACATAAAGGAGAGCTATGAAAAACTTAGAAGAACTAAAGCAGATAAGGGATAAAGTAAAGAAAAATCTTCAGATGCGGTCGGGAAAACACAAAGTTCGAATTGTTGTTTGCATGGCAACCTGTGGTATTGCTGCCGGAGCAAGGCAAACGATGAACACTCTGGTGGATCTTATTGAAAAGAGCAATAGGGACGATATTGTAATCACTACTTCCGGTTGTGCTGGATTTTGTGAGCAGGAACCTATGATCCAAATTTACATAGAAGATAAGGAACCCGTGGTTTATGGAAAGGTTGACTTAAAGGCTGCGGAAGAAATCTTTGAGAAGCATATTCTAAATGGTCAGATTGTAGAAAGATATCTTTTTTCTAAGGGAAAATAATTATGGAATGCCTTTGCAAAGAAAAGGAACTTACCAGTGAACAGAAATATAGCCAGCTTAAAGAGTTCATTGATAAAAGCAAGGATAAAAAAGGCTATTTAATTCCTGTTCTCCACATGGCTCAAACAATCTTTGGATATCTTTCCCTTGAAGTGCAAAATTTTGTAGCAATGGAAATGGATATTTCGGTAAGTATAGTTACGGGAGTGGTTACTTTTTATTCCTATTTTAAAACCTCTCCTACCGGCAGGCATACTATTACTGTATGTTTGGGTACGGCTTGTTATGTCAGAGGCGCAAAAAAAATATTAGAAGCGCTTGAGAAAAAACTTGGTATCAAGATCGGTGAAACTACTGAAGATAGAAGATTTTCTCTTGGAGCGCAAAGATGTTTAGGGGCCTGCGGATTAGCTCCTGTCATTATGGTTGGCAAAGATATCCATGGACGGATGTCTGCTCAAAAATTAGATGCAATAATAGAACAATATAAATAAGGCAGAAAATATCATTATGTATAATCTAAGAACGCATGTTCTTCTTTGTTATGGAGGCGCCTGCCTTTCTTCCGGTGCTGAAAGTCTTAAGGGAGCAATGGAGAAAGCAATAAACGAAGTTGGCATTCAAAATGAAGTTGATGTTATTACTACCGGATGCATGGGAACCTGTGAGTTAGGTCCGGTTATGATTGTTTATCCTGATGGAGTATTTTACCAAAAGGTTAAAGCTGAAGACGCGAAAGAAATTGTCCGTGAACATTTGCTAAAAGGAAGAGTGGTTAAGCGTCTTTTTTACAAAAAGCCAAAGACTGAAGAAATGGTGGAAATGTTTAATGATATTGATTTCTTCAAGCTTCAGAAAAAAATAGCTCTCAGGAATTGCGGGATTATCAATCCGCTTGATATTGATGAGTATATTGCCGCTGACGGATATATGGCTCTTGGAAAAGCGCTGACGGAAATGACTCCGCATAAAGTGATCAAAGAAATCAAAAGATCAGGACTCAGGGGACGCGGAGGGGCAGGATTCCCTACAGGTTTAAAGTGGGAGCTTACTGCCGCATCCGCAGGAAAACAGAAGTATGTGGTATGTAACGCTGATGAGGGCGATCCCGGAGCTTTCATGGACAGAAGTATTCTGGAAGGAGATCCTCACAGTGTCATGGAAGCCATGATGATATGCGGTTATGCTATTGGCTCAAATCAGGGATATGTGTATGTTCGCGCAGAATATCCACTGGCAGTAGAAAGATTATCGCTTGCCATTGAGCAGGCAAGGAAGAGCGAACTTCTTGGAGAAAATATTCTTGGAACAGGTTTTAATTTTGAGATAGATATCAGGATGGGCGCCGGAGCCTTCGTATGCGGAGAGGAAACTGCGCTTATGCGTTCCGTAGAAGGCATGAGGGGAGAACCGCGGACAAAACCGCCTTTTCCAGCTCAAAAGGGTCTGTTTGACTGCCCAACAGTGCTAAATAATGTAGAAACTTTTGCCAATGTCCCTTATATAATTTTGCAAGGTGCTGATGATTTTGCTTCTGTCGGAACTGAGAAAAGTAGAGGAACAAAGGTTTTTGCTCTGGCGGGAGATATAAATAACACAGGTCTTATTGAGATACCTATTGGAATGCCATTGGGAACAATTATCTATGATATCGGAGGAGGTATTCCAAATAATAAAAAATTAAAAGCAGTGCAGATTGGAGGCCCTTCAGGCGGATGCATTCCTGTTCAACACTTAAATGTACCCGTTGATTATGAATCATTGCAGGAACTCGGCGCTATTATGGGCTCGGGCGGTTTGATTGTTATGGATGAAGACACCTGTATGGTTGATCTGGCGCGCTATTTCATGGAGTTCATTCAGGAAGAGTCGTGTGGGATGTGTACTCCATGCCGTCAAGGAACGCGAATTATGCTGGACATTCTTACCAGGATCTGTGATGGAAAAGGCAGAATGGAGGACATCAATATTCTTGAAGAATTATCATATCAAATAAAACAAACTTCACTTTGCGGATTAGGACAAACTGCGCCAAATCCGATTTTATCTACTTTGAAATATTTCAAAGTAGAATATATTGAACATATCCGGGATAAAAAATGCCGCGCAGGAGTATGTTCAAAATTGGTATATGCTCCCTGCTCTAATATCTGTCCTGCATCAGTAGATGTGCCGGCCTATCTGGCATATACAAAAGAGGGCAACTTCAAACAAGCTTTAAAGGTTCATTTGAAGACTAATCCGTTCCCTGCAGTCTGCGGACGTGTATGTCCACACCAGTGCGAAGCTAAATGCAGAAGGAACGATATTGATTCGGCGGTAAACATTCGTTCTGTAAAACGTTTTATGGCAGATTCAATAGAAGATTATCTGGAATGTTTCCCTGAAAAGCGCAAGCCTAACAAACTAAAGATAGCTGTAGTAGGTTCAGGACCATCAGGTCTATCCAATGCCTATTTTTTAACCATGCTGGGGTATGATGTAACTGTTTTTGAATCTGAGTCCAAAGCAGGAGGAATGCTTACCCACGCTATTCCTTCCTATAGACTTCCTAATAATATTGTGGAGAAAGAAATTCAGGCTTTATGTGGATATGGGGTGAAAATAAAAACTGCTACGAATGTCGGCAGGGATATCAGCATTGACGAACTTAGAAAACAGGACTTTAAAGCTTTTTATATTGCTTCCGGCGCAGAGGATTCTATTATGCCACGCATTGAAGGGATAGATAATGAAAAAGTTATGACTGGATTGGATTTTTTATATAAAGTAAATAACGAAGAAGAGGTAAATGCAGGAAAGGAAGTAGTAGTTATTGGCGGCGGAAACACAGCAATTGATGCTGCAAGAACAGCAAAACGACTTGGCGCAGATGTGACCATAGTATATCGTCGAACCAGAGAAGAAATGCCTGCTGAAATAGAGGAAATTAAGGAGGCGGAAAACGAGGGGATAAAGATACAGCTTCTTCAAAATATTAAATCAGTCAGGTCAATTAATAATGGGTTAGAAGTTGAATTTGTAAATATGCGGCTTAGCGAATTTGATAAATCAGGCAGACGAAGACCTGTCGAAATAGAAACATCTTCTTTTTTCAGGAAAATTGATTCATTGATTTTAGCTATCGGGCAGAAACCGTCTCATGGCGCTTTATTCGACAAAGGATTAATGAAAGATATGTTTGCCGGCGGGGATGTAGTAACAGGTCCTGCTACAGTGGTAGAGGCGATTGGGGAGGCGCAGAGAGCAGCAGAGGCTATTGATAAATATTTAACCGGCGGCAGAGAGAAATACCCATGGAATATTATGAATCCAATTGAAGTTGCATTTGACACGGAAGAAGAACCTGTTAGTTATAAAAGAGAAAAAAATCTTTTGATTCCCTTAAAAGATAGAAAATCTTTTACTGAAGTTGAAAAAACATGGAACAGAGAGACTGCCTGCAAAGAAACAGAGAGATGTCTGCGTTGTGAATATAAAAAAGAAGAGGAAGAGCTATGATGATAAAAAAAATTGTTAAAAAGCACGGAAATAAAAAAGAGAATTTATTGCAGATACTGCATGACATTCAGAGCCAAAATCCAAAGAGCTACATTACTGAAGAGGATATTAATACGCTAAGTAGAGAAATGATTATATCTGTATCCGAAATTAAGGGAACTGCTTCTTTTTACACCATGTTTAGTTTTACACCGCGCGGTAAATATATAATCAGAGTTTGTGAGAGTCCACCATGCCATATTCTAGGCGCGCAAACTATTTTCGAAGCGATAGAATCAAAATTAGGGGTTAAGGCTGGAGAAACAACTGATGATGGCCTTTTTACGTTAGAGGGAACAAGTTGTCTTGGGATTTGCGGAGTTGCTCCTGCTATGATGATCAATGATGAAGCCTATGGAAATTTAAACGAAGAAAAAATATATAAAATATTGGGGCAAATTCAAGAAAAGGAAGGGGGAAAAGCATGAATCGGATTGTTCTTGAGAACTGCGGGAAGATTAATCCTGAAGATATTGAAGAATACATCGGTGTTGGTGGATATGAAGCGCTAGGTATGGCTCTGGAGAGAAAAACGCCGGAAGATATTATTAAGACAGTAAAGGATTCCAAACTTGTAGGAAGAGGGGGCGCAGGATTTCCAACAGGTTTAAAATGGTCATTTGCTAGAGCATCGAAAGAGACGCAAAAATATGTTATATGCAATGCGGATGAAGGAGAGCCAGGCACCTTTAAGGATCGCCTGATTATGGAGGGAGACCCGCATAAGGTTCTGGAAGGTATGGCGCTTTGTGGATACGCAATAGGTGCTAATACAGCTTATATCTACATTCGCGGAGAATACCAGCTTTCTATTCAAAGATTAACAAAAGCCATAAAAGACGCTGAGAAATTAGGGCTATTAGGTAAAAATATTTTCGGTGCGGACTTTGATTTTAATGTAAAGATTAAGATTGGAGCAGGTTCTTATGTTTGCGGAGAAGAAACAGCTCTTCTGAATTCAATGGAAGGATTAAGAGGCGAGCCGAGACTTAAGCCGCCTTTTCCTGCTGAATCAGGATTTTTATCCAAGCCGACAAACGTAAATAATGTTGAAACCTTTGCCAATATAGCTCCTATTATATTAAACGGATCTGACTGGTTTAAGAAATTTGGAACAGAAAGCACTCCGGGAACTAAAGTCTATACCATATTGGGACATATAAAACGTCCCGGCTTGATTGAGGTTCCCATGGGAATCACTCTGAGAGAGATTATTTATGATTATGCTGGAGGCATGTCTTCCGGAAAATTCAAAATGGCTCAAATAGGAGGAACTGCCGGAGACATTGTTTCATCAGCTCTTATGGATGCTCCGCTTGAGTATCAGTCACTTCAGGCGCTGGGGCATAATCTGGGTTCCGGCGCAATATTGATTATGAATGAAACAGTTTTAGTTGCGGATTTCCTGGCTTGCTGCATGAAATTCTTTGTTCATGAGTCATGCGGAAAATGTTCTGTATGCAGAATTGGTACAAAACAGATGTATAACGCTTTCAAACGCATGGAAAAGCAGGAAGCCTATTTTGATGAACTTGAGACTATAAAAGAGCTGGCTGAGGAACTTAAACTTACAGCTTTTTGTCCTATGGGACAGTCTGTTGCTTCACCCATTCTTTCTGCTTTGAAGTATTTTGGAAAGGAACTCGCTCTAGGAGTAAATCCTGACAGGAAGCGAGAACCTGTAACCAGAGAAAACCCTAACATAGTATTAAACTATTCTTAGAAATGAATAAGGAGACAAGAGAGATGCTGAACATTACGGTAAATAATGCCCGCTTAGAAGTATCAGAAAATATAACGATTCTGGATGCTGCTAGAAAGATTGGAATAAAGATACCCACTTTATGTTATCTGGCGGATCTTCAGAACCCCGGATCATGCAGGATGTGTGTTGTAGAGGTAGAAGGAGCGAAAGCGCTTCAACCCTCATGTGTAACAAAAGTTTCTGAAGGCATGAAGATCCACACTAACACCAAAAAAGTGCGTGATGCCAGAAAGATAATATTGGAGCTGCTTTTAAGCGACCATCCATGGGAATGCAATACTTGTGACCGCAATCAGAGTTGCGAACTTCAGAAACTGGCGGATGAATATGGTATTAAGGAAGTTAGATTTCAGTCCGTAAGAGAGAGAATGCCTTTGGATGAAAGCACCCCCGGAATTGTCAGAGATCCAAATAAATGCATTCTTTGCAGAAGATGCGTTAGTGTGTGCCATGAGGTTCAGGGAGTAGACACATTAGCTCCAAGAGCGCGTGGGTTTGATACAATCATTGCGCCCGGGCAAGGAGATACGCTTGAAGAGGCTGTTTGTGTTCAGTGCGGACAGTGCGCTGCAGTTTGTCCTGTCGGAGCAATAAGTGAAAAAGATGATATTGACAAAGTGTGGACAGCTATTGATGATCCAAACAAGTTTGTGGTTGTTCAGACTGCTCCTGCAATTCGTGCAGCCCTTGGGGAATGCTTTGACCTAAAACCTGGAACTTTAATCAAAGGGAAAATGACAGCGGCTCTCAAAAGACTTGGATTTGATAAGGTATTTGATACTAACTTTACTGCTGATTTAACTATTCTGGAGGAAGGCACAGAGCTTCTTACGAGGTTAAAGAAGGCACTGGTTGACAAGGATAAAAATGTAGCTCTGCCTATGTTTACTTCATGTTCGCCCGGATGGATAAATTACATGGAGAATTTTTATCCAGAACTAATTCCTAATGTATCCACCTGTAAGTCTCCTCAGCAGATGTTCGGAGCTATTGCAAAAACATACTATGCTAACAAAATTGGCAAGAAAAAAGAGGATATAGTAGTGGTATCTATCATGCCGTGTACTGCCAAAAAATTTGAGTGCAGTCGGGAGGAGATGAATGCCAGCGGAGTTAAGGACGTTGATTATGTGCTAACAACAAGAGAATTAGGCAGGTTTATTAAGCAGGCTGGCATAGACTTCGTGAATCTTCCTGATGAGGAAATGGATGCGCCTCTGGGTATATCTACTGGCGCTGCGGATATATTTGCAAATACCGGCGGAGTTATGGAAGCGGCTCTCAGAACAGCATATGAAATTATTACAGGGAAAGAGCTGCCGTTTAATAAATTGCATGTTACTCCCATTCAAGGGCTTGACGGCCTAAAGGAAGCGTCTCTCAAGATAGAAGGCACAACAAAGGATTGGAGATTTCTTGAAGGTGTTACATTGAATGTTGCAGTTGCTCATGGTCTTGGAAATGCAAAGAAATTAATAGAATCAATAAAAAGCGGCAAAAAATCCTATCACTTTATAGAAGTCATGGCATGTCCCGGAGGCTGTATTGGCGGAGGCGGACAGCCGAGAATGACAACTAATGAAGTAAGACAGGCAAGAATAAACGCAATATACAAAGAAGATGAAGGCAGAAAACTCAGAAAATCTCATGAAAATCCTGCAGTAAAGGAGATCTATGAGGAATTTCTTATAAAACCTCTCGGGGAAAAATCCCATCATCTTCTGCATACAACCTATACAAACAAAAAAGACCCATCCGAAAAGGAATGCTAATGACTAGACAAGAGGATCTTACATCCAATCCTGCCCCACTCGGTTTGATGGGCTTTGGAATGACTACAGTGCTGTTAAATTTGCATAATGCTGGTCTTTTCGAGCTAGGTTCAATGATATTGGGGATGGGGATTTTTTATGGTGGGTTAGCCCAGGTCGTTGCTGGAATCATGGAATGGAAAAAAGGCAATACCTTTGGAACAACTGCATTTACATCCTATGGTTTTTTCTGGCTCTCTTTGGTTGCGTTGATTGTAATGCCTAAAATGGGATTGATTGCAGCACCGGAAAAATCAGCTATGGTAGCATATTTAATAATGTGGTGCATTTTCACTGCAGTTCTATTTATTGGCACACTAAAATTGAACCGAGCGTTACAAATCGTGTTCGCCTCTCTAGCATTGCTCTTCTTTTTATTAGCCCTCGGGGACTTTACAAATAGCAGTACTATAAAACACATTGCAGGTTACGAAGGAATTTTCTGTGGCCTTTCTGCTATTTATGCCGCTTTAGCTCAAGTGCTTAACGAAGTATATGGAAAAACCGTCGCTCCCATTTGGCCTGTAAAAAATTAGGTATCGTTGTAAAGAATAATCACCAAATCCGCGGAATTCCCAAAAACCGATAATGGAAATGACTTGATAAAAAGCACCATATTGGTATCATTTATAATGTGAATGTTATTTTAGGAATTTTAAAAGAGTCTTATTTTTTGCTGAACAAGATGTCTGTTTATTTGTTATTCGGATTTCTTTTTGCGGGAATTATTCATGTCTTTTTAAGAGAAGGAATGATCGCAAAATACTTAGGCAAAAATAATATAATGTCAGTAATAAAGGCATCTTTGTTTGGGATACCTCTCCCATTATGCTCATGCGGAGTGGTTCCTGCTGCATTGTCTCTGAAAAAAGATGGAGCAAGCAAAGGCTCTATCCTATCGTTTCTAATCTCAACGCCAACAACAGGGATTGATTCGATTTTTGCTACATATTCATTATTGGGTGGAGTTTTTGCGTTTTACCGTGTTATTGCTGCTTTTATCACAGGTGTATTTGCAGGAATTGTCGCGAATATATTCTTTCGTGGAGAACAACCTTCTTCTAATACAGAGAATAAAAGCACGTGCAAAGCATGCGATAGCCATAAGCATTCTACGGAAAGCCACAATTTTTATGACAAGGTCAGGGGAGTCTTTAAATATGCATTTGTTGATTTGTTAAGAGACACCGGGGCATGGATTATTATAGGGATTCTAGCAGGCGGCGCTATATCATATTTTATTCCTGAAACTTTTTTCGCAAAATACATGGGTTCTGTATGGCAGTCTATGTTAATAATGCTTATTGTGGGAATACCAATGTATGTTTGTTCTTCTGGATCAATTCCAATAGCTGCAGCACTTATATTAAAAGGGCTGAATCCAGGAGCAGCATTTGTCTTTCTTATGGTTGGTCCTGCAACAAATTCAGCCGCATTAACTGTTATTACGAAAGAATTTGGAATAAAGACTGTTATTATTTTCCTGGGATCTATAATAATATGCAGTATATGTTTAGGAGTATTTTTGAACTATGCATGGCAATTCTTCAATGTTGATGTAACAGCACACATGATGCAGCATGGCAGGATGATACCTCCATGGATTGAAATAGCAGCAAGCATTGTTTTATTATTGTGCATTTTTTATAGCAGGCTTTTTAGCGGAGTTAAAAAATGAAAAACATTAAAATAGCATTTTTTGATACAAAACCGTATGATCAGGATTTTTTTGATAAGGTAAACGATAAGTACGGTTTCCCAATTAAGTATTTCAAAGGTCATTTAAACCATGATGCCGCTAAGTTGACTCAAGGATACGAGGTAGTGTGCGCTTTTGTTAATGACGTTCTGGATAAGAAGGTAATCGGCACTTTAAAACAAAATGGGATAGAACTTATTGCTATGAGATGCGCAGGATACAATAATGTTGATTTGAATGCCGCATACAAGAATATCCCTGTCGTAAGAGTACCTGCATACTCACCATACGCTGTCGCTGAACATGCAACAGCGCTTATGATGGGTTTAAACAGAAAAATACATAAAGCTTATTATCGTACCCGCGATGGAAACTTCGCTATTAATGGTTTATTAGGATTTGATATGCACGGTAAGACAGCGGGCATAATTGGGACAGGGAAGATAGGAAGATGCCTTGCGCCAATTTTAAAGGGATTTGGTATGAATGTACTTGCATATGATACATCCCCTGATAAAGCTTACGCAAAGGCTTCAGGTATCAGGTATGTTACGCTTTCTGAGCTTTATAGGTCTTCGGATATTATTTCGCTTCACTGTCCGTTAACCCCTGAAACAAATTACATGATAAATAAAGAAAGCATAGATCAGATGAAATCTGGCGTAACGATAATAAACACAGGAAGGGGTAAATTGATCAAAACACAGGCATTGATTAACGGCCTTAAAAGTGGAAAGATCGGAGCGGCAGGACTTGATGTTTACGAAGAAGAGAGTGAATATTTCTTTGAAGACTATTCATCTACTGTTATCAGCGATGATGTATTAGCAAGACTTATGACTTTCCCAAATGTTCTTATCACCTCACATCAGGGATTTTTCACCAGAGAGGCATTGACTAATATTGCAGAAACAACTTTGAATAATATTATTGAATTTTATAAAGACGGATATTTAAAAAACGAAATTTGTTATCGCTGTGAAAGTGATAAATGTAAGAAGAAATCTGGAAAAAGGTGTTTTTAAATAAGGAAAGTATATAACAGGAGGAAAGGAAATGAACGTTAGCACATTATTTAAATTAAGCTACGGGATGTATGTAGTGAGCTCCAAAAAAGACGGCGCATTTAACGGGCAAATCGCTAATACTGTTTTTCAGGTAACTGCAGAACCTCCTCAGATTAGCGTATGTATCAACAAAGAGAATTTGACCCATCAATTTATCCAGAAAAGCGGAGTTTTTACTGTGTCAATTTTAGAACGTGATGTGCCAATGGAATTTATCGGGCACTTTGGTTTTAAATCCGGCAAAGAAGTAGAAAAATTCAAAGATATAGATTATAAGCTGGGAGCAA
The bacterium DNA segment above includes these coding regions:
- a CDS encoding ATP-binding protein: MKDLADHLFDILENSVTAEATEIKVTLGLCNKRFFCEIKDNGRGIKSEDVTDPFVTSRKERKVGLGLPLLKKTAENTNGFLRISRLEDNGTFLEFETDISHIDAKPFGNLAKVFVDALRSWPGVDFEVLIERKKSKNEQVLNTKEIRDTMGCSDIQYKEIQDFVYQSIDKELTRIGINTQFGNF
- a CDS encoding (2Fe-2S) ferredoxin domain-containing protein, whose product is MKNLEELKQIRDKVKKNLQMRSGKHKVRIVVCMATCGIAAGARQTMNTLVDLIEKSNRDDIVITTSGCAGFCEQEPMIQIYIEDKEPVVYGKVDLKAAEEIFEKHILNGQIVERYLFSKGK
- the nuoE gene encoding NADH-quinone oxidoreductase subunit NuoE; its protein translation is MECLCKEKELTSEQKYSQLKEFIDKSKDKKGYLIPVLHMAQTIFGYLSLEVQNFVAMEMDISVSIVTGVVTFYSYFKTSPTGRHTITVCLGTACYVRGAKKILEALEKKLGIKIGETTEDRRFSLGAQRCLGACGLAPVIMVGKDIHGRMSAQKLDAIIEQYK
- the nuoF gene encoding NADH-quinone oxidoreductase subunit NuoF, with the translated sequence MYNLRTHVLLCYGGACLSSGAESLKGAMEKAINEVGIQNEVDVITTGCMGTCELGPVMIVYPDGVFYQKVKAEDAKEIVREHLLKGRVVKRLFYKKPKTEEMVEMFNDIDFFKLQKKIALRNCGIINPLDIDEYIAADGYMALGKALTEMTPHKVIKEIKRSGLRGRGGAGFPTGLKWELTAASAGKQKYVVCNADEGDPGAFMDRSILEGDPHSVMEAMMICGYAIGSNQGYVYVRAEYPLAVERLSLAIEQARKSELLGENILGTGFNFEIDIRMGAGAFVCGEETALMRSVEGMRGEPRTKPPFPAQKGLFDCPTVLNNVETFANVPYIILQGADDFASVGTEKSRGTKVFALAGDINNTGLIEIPIGMPLGTIIYDIGGGIPNNKKLKAVQIGGPSGGCIPVQHLNVPVDYESLQELGAIMGSGGLIVMDEDTCMVDLARYFMEFIQEESCGMCTPCRQGTRIMLDILTRICDGKGRMEDINILEELSYQIKQTSLCGLGQTAPNPILSTLKYFKVEYIEHIRDKKCRAGVCSKLVYAPCSNICPASVDVPAYLAYTKEGNFKQALKVHLKTNPFPAVCGRVCPHQCEAKCRRNDIDSAVNIRSVKRFMADSIEDYLECFPEKRKPNKLKIAVVGSGPSGLSNAYFLTMLGYDVTVFESESKAGGMLTHAIPSYRLPNNIVEKEIQALCGYGVKIKTATNVGRDISIDELRKQDFKAFYIASGAEDSIMPRIEGIDNEKVMTGLDFLYKVNNEEEVNAGKEVVVIGGGNTAIDAARTAKRLGADVTIVYRRTREEMPAEIEEIKEAENEGIKIQLLQNIKSVRSINNGLEVEFVNMRLSEFDKSGRRRPVEIETSSFFRKIDSLILAIGQKPSHGALFDKGLMKDMFAGGDVVTGPATVVEAIGEAQRAAEAIDKYLTGGREKYPWNIMNPIEVAFDTEEEPVSYKREKNLLIPLKDRKSFTEVEKTWNRETACKETERCLRCEYKKEEEEL
- the nuoE gene encoding NADH-quinone oxidoreductase subunit NuoE — encoded protein: MMIKKIVKKHGNKKENLLQILHDIQSQNPKSYITEEDINTLSREMIISVSEIKGTASFYTMFSFTPRGKYIIRVCESPPCHILGAQTIFEAIESKLGVKAGETTDDGLFTLEGTSCLGICGVAPAMMINDEAYGNLNEEKIYKILGQIQEKEGGKA
- the nuoF gene encoding NADH-quinone oxidoreductase subunit NuoF gives rise to the protein MNRIVLENCGKINPEDIEEYIGVGGYEALGMALERKTPEDIIKTVKDSKLVGRGGAGFPTGLKWSFARASKETQKYVICNADEGEPGTFKDRLIMEGDPHKVLEGMALCGYAIGANTAYIYIRGEYQLSIQRLTKAIKDAEKLGLLGKNIFGADFDFNVKIKIGAGSYVCGEETALLNSMEGLRGEPRLKPPFPAESGFLSKPTNVNNVETFANIAPIILNGSDWFKKFGTESTPGTKVYTILGHIKRPGLIEVPMGITLREIIYDYAGGMSSGKFKMAQIGGTAGDIVSSALMDAPLEYQSLQALGHNLGSGAILIMNETVLVADFLACCMKFFVHESCGKCSVCRIGTKQMYNAFKRMEKQEAYFDELETIKELAEELKLTAFCPMGQSVASPILSALKYFGKELALGVNPDRKREPVTRENPNIVLNYS
- a CDS encoding NADH-dependent [FeFe] hydrogenase, group A6, whose amino-acid sequence is MLNITVNNARLEVSENITILDAARKIGIKIPTLCYLADLQNPGSCRMCVVEVEGAKALQPSCVTKVSEGMKIHTNTKKVRDARKIILELLLSDHPWECNTCDRNQSCELQKLADEYGIKEVRFQSVRERMPLDESTPGIVRDPNKCILCRRCVSVCHEVQGVDTLAPRARGFDTIIAPGQGDTLEEAVCVQCGQCAAVCPVGAISEKDDIDKVWTAIDDPNKFVVVQTAPAIRAALGECFDLKPGTLIKGKMTAALKRLGFDKVFDTNFTADLTILEEGTELLTRLKKALVDKDKNVALPMFTSCSPGWINYMENFYPELIPNVSTCKSPQQMFGAIAKTYYANKIGKKKEDIVVVSIMPCTAKKFECSREEMNASGVKDVDYVLTTRELGRFIKQAGIDFVNLPDEEMDAPLGISTGAADIFANTGGVMEAALRTAYEIITGKELPFNKLHVTPIQGLDGLKEASLKIEGTTKDWRFLEGVTLNVAVAHGLGNAKKLIESIKSGKKSYHFIEVMACPGGCIGGGGQPRMTTNEVRQARINAIYKEDEGRKLRKSHENPAVKEIYEEFLIKPLGEKSHHLLHTTYTNKKDPSEKEC
- a CDS encoding acetate uptake transporter translates to MTRQEDLTSNPAPLGLMGFGMTTVLLNLHNAGLFELGSMILGMGIFYGGLAQVVAGIMEWKKGNTFGTTAFTSYGFFWLSLVALIVMPKMGLIAAPEKSAMVAYLIMWCIFTAVLFIGTLKLNRALQIVFASLALLFFLLALGDFTNSSTIKHIAGYEGIFCGLSAIYAALAQVLNEVYGKTVAPIWPVKN
- a CDS encoding SO_0444 family Cu/Zn efflux transporter, translated to MSVYLLFGFLFAGIIHVFLREGMIAKYLGKNNIMSVIKASLFGIPLPLCSCGVVPAALSLKKDGASKGSILSFLISTPTTGIDSIFATYSLLGGVFAFYRVIAAFITGVFAGIVANIFFRGEQPSSNTENKSTCKACDSHKHSTESHNFYDKVRGVFKYAFVDLLRDTGAWIIIGILAGGAISYFIPETFFAKYMGSVWQSMLIMLIVGIPMYVCSSGSIPIAAALILKGLNPGAAFVFLMVGPATNSAALTVITKEFGIKTVIIFLGSIIICSICLGVFLNYAWQFFNVDVTAHMMQHGRMIPPWIEIAASIVLLLCIFYSRLFSGVKK
- a CDS encoding 2-hydroxyacid dehydrogenase; the protein is MKNIKIAFFDTKPYDQDFFDKVNDKYGFPIKYFKGHLNHDAAKLTQGYEVVCAFVNDVLDKKVIGTLKQNGIELIAMRCAGYNNVDLNAAYKNIPVVRVPAYSPYAVAEHATALMMGLNRKIHKAYYRTRDGNFAINGLLGFDMHGKTAGIIGTGKIGRCLAPILKGFGMNVLAYDTSPDKAYAKASGIRYVTLSELYRSSDIISLHCPLTPETNYMINKESIDQMKSGVTIINTGRGKLIKTQALINGLKSGKIGAAGLDVYEEESEYFFEDYSSTVISDDVLARLMTFPNVLITSHQGFFTREALTNIAETTLNNIIEFYKDGYLKNEICYRCESDKCKKKSGKRCF